The following nucleotide sequence is from Phycisphaera sp..
TCAGGCACGGGAAGTCCTTGGCGTTGAGCGATTCTCGCGTGTGGGCGAAGAAGAACGGCCGGCCGTCCTCGAGCCAGATCGCCAGCATCACGAACGGGTAGATCGGCAGCGTGAAGAGCAGCGCGACCAGGGCGAACACGATGTCGAATCCGCGTTTGATCACCCGCTCGATGGGTTGCACCGAACGCGGTCGCAGCGGCTCTGTTCGCTCCGTGGGTTCCAGGTCGAGCCAGTGCACCCCGCCGGGGTCGGGCACGTGCTGGGGATCGTCCCACACGATGTCCGGCCCGACCATGAGCTGGTTCGCGTCCACGGTGCGTCCCGCGCCGATCCAGACGCTGCCGATGCATTGGGCGCCCGGCTCGATCACGGCTGTGGGGTCGGCCCAGGTGCGATCGGTACGCGGCTCGGCACGATCGATCGTGCTACTGGGCTTGCGCCAGCGCTCGACGAGCAAGCGGGCGCACCGCGCGAGCTCGGTCGCGTCGTCGGCATCAAACACGCGGGCATCGATGACCATCGGCCAGCGCTGCTCGCGGCGGACGGCCTTGCGGAGCTTGCGCCAGCCATCGCGCGGCGAGTCGGCCCCTTGCCACAGGCGTGCGACGGTCGGCCGATTGGTCATGGCCGCCCTCGCAAAGCGCGAGTCGTCGCTGCCGTAGACACGCTCGAGACGAACGAATTTGCCATCATCTTCTGAGATAATCCGCTCGCGGTAGGCGTGGTCGTCGAAGTCGTGCATGCGGAGCAGCACCAGGTCGGCGTCGTCCCATACGATGTGGTCGACCACCGGCGGGAGTTCGAACAGGCACAGCGTGCGCTGCTGGAGCAGCAAGAACAAGTGGGCGTGGGGCACCAGCGGTGTGGGCATCGCCCGGCGGACGACCTGCACGCCCCGCGACGCCCAGAAGCGGTCGTGCAGCGCAACGGCCGAGAGGCCAAAGACGGTCGGGGTGGCGGGGGGTTCGGCGATCATCGTGTGCCCGCCGTCGCAAGCTCGGTGGCCAATCGATCGGCTACGCGTCGTGCTTCTTCCCGCAGGATGTCCGCATCCGCGGCGGCAGACCCGCCGCCGTGCAGCACTTGGACGATCGCGCCGGGTCCCGGCCAGCCGGGCCCTCCGGTGCTCACGGCGTGGGTGATGCCGGGCGTCGGCCCCCATAGCCCAGCGATAACGAATGCG
It contains:
- a CDS encoding sugar transferase produces the protein MIAEPPATPTVFGLSAVALHDRFWASRGVQVVRRAMPTPLVPHAHLFLLLQQRTLCLFELPPVVDHIVWDDADLVLLRMHDFDDHAYRERIISEDDGKFVRLERVYGSDDSRFARAAMTNRPTVARLWQGADSPRDGWRKLRKAVRREQRWPMVIDARVFDADDATELARCARLLVERWRKPSSTIDRAEPRTDRTWADPTAVIEPGAQCIGSVWIGAGRTVDANQLMVGPDIVWDDPQHVPDPGGVHWLDLEPTERTEPLRPRSVQPIERVIKRGFDIVFALVALLFTLPIYPFVMLAIWLEDGRPFFFAHTRESLNAKDFPCLKFRSMRKDAEKMKAELAAMNQVDGPQFYIANDPRLTRVGKFIRKVQIDELPQFLNVLVGHMSVVGPRPSPYKENQYCPGWREARLSVRPGVTGLWQVKRTRASDSDFQEWIRYDIEYVENMSLWLDLKIIWRTIAQIIRSIKRS